A window of the Desulfopila inferna genome harbors these coding sequences:
- a CDS encoding GlxA family transcriptional regulator, with translation MKFTFLITEDCFYSGVIGLLDTFGIANLWHQKLTGCRENRFEVELVSVDDGPVTGSGCIELKAHRTIKEAETPEYIILPPVWPSPNMGRQLNDTVTDWLVRNNKVAVPIAAVCTGSFLLAETGLLDGRLATTNWQFARKFQHLFPKVRLKPEMILTEDDRLICTGAATAYFNLALRLIERYGTEDLAKVCSKALLIEPNRTSQAPYFLEHHKIKHNDTDIMKAQGFMEDNYRELKVVNEIADFVGISSRHFKRRFKQATGYSPLTYLQDIRIEQAKKKLESTMDSIEEITQQIGYENTSTFRRLFKDRTSLSPREYRDKFSRRI, from the coding sequence TTGAAGTTTACTTTTCTTATAACGGAGGATTGTTTTTATTCGGGAGTAATCGGCTTGCTCGACACCTTTGGTATTGCCAATCTCTGGCATCAGAAACTGACAGGCTGTCGAGAAAATCGTTTTGAGGTGGAACTGGTTTCTGTCGATGACGGACCTGTGACTGGCAGCGGTTGTATCGAACTTAAGGCCCACAGAACTATTAAAGAAGCTGAAACCCCCGAATACATTATTCTGCCGCCGGTATGGCCATCGCCCAACATGGGCAGGCAACTAAATGACACAGTCACGGATTGGCTTGTGAGAAATAACAAAGTTGCAGTCCCCATTGCTGCCGTGTGCACCGGTTCTTTTCTGCTTGCAGAAACAGGTCTGCTGGATGGCCGTCTGGCAACCACGAACTGGCAGTTCGCGAGAAAATTTCAGCATCTGTTTCCGAAAGTGAGACTCAAGCCGGAAATGATTTTAACGGAAGACGATAGACTGATTTGTACAGGTGCTGCTACGGCCTACTTCAACCTGGCCCTGAGGCTCATTGAGCGGTATGGAACCGAAGATCTGGCAAAAGTGTGTTCAAAAGCTCTCCTTATCGAACCAAACCGAACGAGTCAGGCTCCGTATTTTCTTGAGCACCATAAGATAAAACATAATGATACTGATATAATGAAAGCTCAGGGGTTCATGGAAGACAATTATAGAGAATTAAAAGTAGTGAATGAAATTGCAGATTTTGTCGGCATAAGCTCCAGGCATTTCAAGAGACGATTCAAACAGGCGACAGGGTACTCGCCACTTACCTACCTCCAAGACATCCGAATCGAACAGGCAAAGAAAAAACTGGAGTCCACGATGGATAGTATCGAAGAAATAACCCAACAGATAGGTTATGAAAACACCAGCACTTTTCGTAGGTTATTCAAGGACAGGACCAGCCTGAGCCCCAGGGAATACCGAGACAAGTTTTCAAGGAGAATATGA